One Glycine max cultivar Williams 82 chromosome 3, Glycine_max_v4.0, whole genome shotgun sequence DNA window includes the following coding sequences:
- the LOC100789672 gene encoding haloacid dehalogenase-like hydrolase domain-containing protein 3, which produces MATIAARILGSNSRPAVALRRLRWPAYSSASAVVAEPETTEVKDYADYRRSLYGQITHKALLVDAVGTLVLPSQPMAQIYRKIGEKYGVEYSEDEILFRYRRAYGQPWGKSRLRYVNDGRPFWQYIVSYSTGCSDPQYFEELYNYYTTDKAWHLNDPGAEEVFRALRKSGVKLAVVSNFDTRLRPLLRALNCDNWFDAVAVSAEVAAEKPNPTIFLKACELLDVKPEDAVHVGDDRRNDIWGARDAGCDAWLWGSDVHSFKEVAQRIGVQV; this is translated from the exons ATGGCTACAATCGCTGCCAGGATTCTCGGTTCCAACTCAAGGCCAGCGGTCGCGCTCCGCCGCTTGCGGTGGCCGGCGTACTCCTCCGCCTCCGCGGTGGTGGCGGAGCCGGAGACCACGGAGGTGAAGGACTACGCCGATTACCGCCGCTCCCTGTACGGACAGATCACGCACAAGGCGCTCCTCGTCGACGCCGTTGGCACGCTCGTTCTCCCCTCGCAGCCCATGGCTCAG ataTATAGAAAGATTGGAGAGAAGTATGGAGTGGAGTATTCGGAAGATGAGATACTGTTCAGATATAGAAGAGCGTATGGTCAGCCTTGGGGAAAATCTCGTCTCAg ATATGTTAATGATGGTAGGCCCTTTTGGCAATACATAGTTAGTTATTCTACTGGCTGCTCAGATCCTCAATACTTTGAAGAACTTTATAACTATTATACGACAGACAAG GCATGGCACCTCAATGATCCTGGCGCAGAAGAAGTATTCAGAGCTCTTAGAAAATCAGGTGTGAAATTAGCTGTTGTGTCAAACTTTGACACTAGATTAAGACCTCTCCTGCGGGCATTAAATTGTGACAATTGGTTTGATGCAGTAGCAGTGTCAGCTGAG GTTGCGGCGGAGAAACCAAATCCAACTATATTTCTCAAAGCATGTGAATTATTGGATGTAAAACCTGAGGATGCTGTTCATGTTGGGGATGACCGCAGAAATGATATATGGGGTGCCAGGGATGCTGGCTGTGATGCTTGGCTTTGGGGAAGCGATGTTCACTCCTTTAAGGAG GTAGCACAGAGGATTGGGGTTCAGGTCTGA
- the BHLH320 gene encoding transcription factor ORG2 yields the protein MVALFSPPVFSTKGWLLEEDPLSYDVSSEYSFPYQFYSPQTQIELEIERSTSPSPEDPAMVKKLSHNASERDRRKKVNHLVSSLRSLLPVADQTKKMSIPTTVSRVIKYIPELQQQVEALSKKKEDLLCRISRQLQGDAVNKDSQRRISHHNSDFVVSTSRLNDCEAVVHISSYEAHKAPLSEILQCLENNGLLLLNASSSETFGGRVFYNLHFQVEKTQRLESEILTEKLLSIYEKQRIF from the exons ATGGTTGCTTTGTTTTCCCCTCCAGTGTTCTCAACCAAGGGATGGCTCTTAGAAGAGGATCCATTAAGCTATGATGTGTCCTCTGAGTACTCATTTCCCTATCAATTTTATTCACCACAGACACAGATTGAGCTTGAAATTGAAAGGTCCACTTCTCCATCCCCTGAAGACCCTGCCATGGTCAAAAAGCTTAGCCACAACGCTAGTGAACGTGATCGCCGCAAGAAGGTCAATCACTTGGTTTCTTCACTTCGTTCACTTCTTCCAGTGGCTGATCAAACG AAAAAAATGAGCATTCCGACTACAGTTTCGCGAGTCATAAAATACATACCCGAGTTACAACAGCAAGTGGAAGCACTATCTAAGAAAAAAGAGGATCTTTTGTGCAGAATTTCTCGGCAATTGCAAGGAGATGCAGTGAACAAAGATTCTCAAAGGAGAATTTCCCACCACAACTctgattttgttgtttcaacAAGTAGGCTCAACGATTGTGAAGCTGTTGTTCACATTTCCTCTTATGAGGCTCACAAGGCTCCACTATCCGAGATCTTGCAATGTTTAGAAAATAATGGCCTTCTTCTGCTAAATGCTTCTTCCTCTGAAACCTTTGGAGGAAGGGTCTTCTACAACTTGCATTTCCAG GTGGAAAAAACTCAGAGATTAGAGTCCGAGATTCTAACTGAGAAGCTTTTGTCAATATATGAGAAGCAAAGGATTTTCTAA